A part of Gemmatimonadales bacterium genomic DNA contains:
- the pyrR gene encoding bifunctional pyr operon transcriptional regulator/uracil phosphoribosyltransferase PyrR, with protein MPSRSPLLDDRALGRTLVRMATEIVERCRGTEDLVLVGIQRRGVELADRLKRLIDQAEGSAVPSGKLDITLYRDDLQTVGPRPVVGETQLPDLDGRTIVIVDDVLYTGRTVRAALDECADFGRPRRILLCVLIDRGGRELPIQADIVGTTVSVAPGDRVDVFVSELDGRDAVELVRES; from the coding sequence ATGCCCTCCCGTTCTCCTCTCCTGGACGACCGCGCGCTCGGCCGGACCCTGGTGCGCATGGCTACTGAGATCGTCGAGCGCTGCCGCGGCACCGAGGACCTCGTCCTGGTGGGGATTCAACGGCGGGGTGTGGAGCTCGCCGACCGGCTCAAGCGGCTCATCGATCAAGCGGAAGGCTCCGCCGTCCCCTCCGGGAAGCTCGACATCACGCTCTATCGCGACGATCTCCAGACGGTCGGGCCTCGCCCGGTGGTGGGCGAAACCCAGCTTCCCGACCTGGACGGCAGAACGATCGTCATCGTGGACGACGTGCTCTACACCGGCCGCACCGTGCGGGCCGCGCTCGACGAATGCGCGGATTTCGGGCGGCCTCGCCGCATCCTGCTCTGTGTGCTGATCGATCGCGGCGGCCGGGAGCTGCCGATCCAGGCGGACATCGTGGGCACCACCGTGAGCGTCGCGCCGGGCGACCGGGTCGACGTCTTCGTCTCCGAGCTCGACGGCCGCGATGCCGTCGAGCTGGTCCGGGAAAGCTGA
- a CDS encoding aspartate carbamoyltransferase catalytic subunit — protein MTAAPSLGKDLVGLEPLSPAQIQLILDTAEPFKAVSERPIKKVPALRGKTIVNLFFEASTRTRISFEFAEKRLSADTVNVASAGSSVSKGETLVDTARNLEAMRIDMVVIRHGASGAAQFLGQRIRSNVINAGDGKHEHPTQGLLDMLTLRDRFKRLAGLKVAICGDILHSRVARSNIWGLTKLGAEVGVCGPATLLPRNVQELGVTILPRIEDAIQWADALNVLRLQLERMQGGFLPSLREYNRVFGVTTERLGKAPKDLLILHPGPMNRGVEIDSDVADGPHSVILPQVTNGVAVRMAVLYLLAGGSPDWASQAGGGAGGAD, from the coding sequence GTGACCGCCGCGCCGAGCCTGGGCAAGGACCTGGTGGGCCTGGAGCCGTTGAGCCCGGCGCAGATCCAGCTCATCCTCGATACGGCGGAGCCGTTCAAGGCGGTCAGCGAGCGGCCCATCAAGAAGGTGCCGGCCCTCCGCGGCAAGACCATCGTCAATCTCTTCTTCGAGGCGTCCACCCGCACCCGCATCTCCTTCGAGTTCGCGGAGAAGCGCCTGAGCGCCGACACGGTGAACGTGGCCTCGGCCGGCAGCTCGGTCAGCAAGGGCGAGACCCTGGTCGACACGGCGCGCAACCTCGAGGCGATGCGGATCGACATGGTGGTAATCCGCCACGGCGCGTCCGGGGCGGCGCAGTTCCTGGGGCAGCGGATCCGCTCGAACGTGATCAACGCCGGCGACGGGAAGCACGAGCACCCGACCCAGGGCCTGCTGGACATGCTGACCTTGCGCGACCGGTTCAAGCGGCTCGCGGGCCTCAAGGTCGCCATCTGCGGCGACATCCTGCACAGCCGGGTGGCCCGCAGCAACATCTGGGGCCTCACCAAGCTCGGCGCCGAGGTCGGGGTCTGCGGGCCCGCGACGCTCCTGCCTCGCAACGTCCAGGAGCTCGGCGTCACCATCCTGCCGCGGATCGAAGACGCGATCCAGTGGGCCGACGCGCTGAATGTCCTGCGACTCCAGCTGGAACGGATGCAAGGCGGGTTTCTTCCCTCGCTCCGGGAATACAACCGGGTGTTCGGCGTGACCACCGAGCGGCTGGGCAAGGCGCCCAAGGACCTGCTGATCCTCCACCCCGGCCCGATGAACCGCGGCGTCGAGATCGACAGCGACGTGGCCGATGGCCCCCATAGCGTGATCCTGCCCCAGGTCACCAACGGCGTGGCAGTCCGCATGGCCGTGCTGTACCTGCTGGCCGGCGGCTCGCCCGATTGGGCCAGCCAGGCCGGTGGCGGGGCAGGGGGCGCCGACTGA
- a CDS encoding dihydroorotase — protein MPHPILVRGGRIIDPANGIDRTADLLLQDGKVEAIDQNLGCPDGALVVEAGGKVVSPGLIDLHVHLREPGQEDLETVATGAMAAAAGGFSAVCAMPNTDPVTDNQAAVGFIVSQAQRASKARVYPIGAISLGQEGRQLAEFGELVGAGAVAVSDDGKPVVSSHLMRTALEYARTFGIPVADHCEDPTLAAGGVMHEGLISTRLGLKGVPAAAEEIMVARDILLAELTGGHVHLCHMSTRGSVELIRRAKERGIRVTAEACPHHFTLTHEACEDYNTNAKMSPPLREPEDREAVRQALRDGTIDVICTDHAPHHYDAKEREFDDAPNGIIGLETALGLAITELVGTGLIDLPTLILRMSATPARIFNLPGGSLARGATADVVVLDPTAEWVVEPGTFFSKSRNTPFGGRRLRGRADLTIVRGQVVFDRAG, from the coding sequence ATGCCGCACCCGATCCTGGTGCGGGGTGGGCGGATCATCGATCCGGCGAACGGTATCGATCGCACGGCCGACCTGTTGCTGCAGGACGGCAAAGTCGAGGCGATCGACCAGAACCTCGGCTGTCCCGACGGCGCCCTCGTGGTCGAGGCGGGGGGGAAGGTGGTCTCGCCCGGACTCATCGATCTGCACGTCCACCTGCGCGAGCCGGGGCAGGAGGATCTGGAGACGGTGGCCACCGGGGCGATGGCCGCCGCGGCCGGCGGCTTCTCCGCCGTGTGCGCCATGCCCAACACCGATCCGGTGACCGACAACCAGGCGGCCGTGGGCTTCATCGTGAGCCAGGCGCAGCGGGCGTCGAAGGCGCGGGTCTACCCGATCGGCGCGATCTCACTGGGGCAGGAGGGTCGCCAACTCGCGGAGTTCGGGGAGCTGGTCGGGGCCGGCGCGGTGGCGGTGAGCGACGATGGCAAGCCGGTGGTCTCCAGCCACCTCATGCGGACCGCCCTGGAGTACGCCCGCACGTTCGGCATTCCGGTGGCGGACCATTGCGAGGATCCGACGCTCGCGGCCGGCGGCGTGATGCACGAGGGGCTGATCTCCACCCGGCTGGGTCTCAAAGGCGTGCCGGCTGCCGCGGAAGAGATCATGGTGGCGCGGGACATTCTGCTGGCCGAGCTGACCGGCGGCCACGTTCACTTGTGTCATATGTCGACCCGGGGCTCGGTGGAGCTGATCCGGCGCGCCAAGGAGCGGGGAATCCGGGTGACGGCGGAAGCGTGTCCCCACCACTTCACGCTGACCCACGAGGCCTGCGAGGACTACAACACCAACGCCAAGATGAGCCCGCCGCTCCGGGAGCCGGAGGACCGCGAGGCCGTCCGCCAGGCCCTGCGCGATGGGACCATCGACGTCATCTGCACCGATCACGCGCCCCACCACTATGATGCCAAGGAGCGCGAGTTCGACGACGCGCCCAACGGCATCATCGGACTGGAGACGGCACTGGGGCTCGCCATCACGGAGCTGGTCGGCACCGGACTGATCGACCTGCCGACCCTGATCCTGCGGATGAGCGCCACGCCGGCCCGCATCTTCAACCTGCCCGGCGGCTCCCTGGCGCGCGGGGCCACGGCCGATGTGGTGGTCCTCGACCCGACGGCGGAGTGGGTGGTCGAGCCCGGTACCTTCTTCTCCAAGAGCCGGAACACGCCTTTCGGCGGGCGCCGGCTCCGGGGACGCGCGGACCTGACCATCGTGCGGGGTCAGGTCGTCTTCGATCGCGCGGGGTGA